One genomic segment of Primulina tabacum isolate GXHZ01 chromosome 9, ASM2559414v2, whole genome shotgun sequence includes these proteins:
- the LOC142555027 gene encoding E3 SUMO-protein ligase MMS21-like: MASTSAPRSNAAHGRIKSASSTLFSDNQTILAEIRKALIMMKEIAVDLERDHESEMVKKLEDGVLELLEASDNCTQLSNAIQSVGNEFQPGVEPRNFSKLLDDKVERLKAASASATKNNPILRQFREAIWNVHHTGQPLPGDELEDIVMTSTECNLLNVTCPLTGKPVIELKDPVRSLDCKHIYEKEAILRHIRSNDAQGRCPATGCPKPLRENTVLCDPLLLIEIEELRSMNEQSTRADMIEDFTHLDDED; encoded by the exons ATGGCGTCGACCTCTGCTCCTCGGAGTAACGCCGCTCATGGAAGAATCAAATCAGCGTCTTCAACACTTTTTTCTGACAATCAAACAATATTAGCG GAAATTAGGAAGGCGTTGATTATGATGAAAGAAATCGCTGTCGACCTGGAGAGAGACCATGAATCCGAAATG GTTAAGAAGCTCGAGGATGGTGTCCTAGAATTGTTGGAAGCCTCAGATAACTGTACTCAACTTTCCAATGCTATCCAATCTGTTGGAAATGAATTCCAGCCAGGGGTGGAG CCAAGAAATTTTAGTAAGTTGTTGGATGATAAAGTCGAGAGACTAAAGGCTGCTTCTGCATCTGCTACAAAGAACAATCCAATTTTGCGGCAGTTCCGTGAAGCTATCTGG AATGTTCATCACACAGGACAGCCTCTGCCAGGTGACGAACTGGAGGACATTGTAATGACAAGCACAGAGTGCAATCTTTTGAATGTTACTTGCCCATTGACTGGAAAGCCTGTCATTGAACTAAAAGATCCTGTTCGAAG CCTGGACTGCAAGCACATATATGAAAAGGAAGCTATCCTGCGCCATATAAGATCCAATGACGCACAGGGTCGATGTCCTGCGACAG GTTGCCCAAAACCATTGCGGGAGAATACAGTGTTATGTGACCCACTTCTTCTGATAGAAATTGAAGAATTACGCTCAATGAACGAACAATCTACGAGGGCTGATATGATAGAAGATTTTACTCACCTTGATGATGAAGATTAG
- the LOC142555028 gene encoding uncharacterized protein LOC142555028 — protein MCQPQLQLLRFSAAVFHLSPPPLPFSRPPQFPSRPIKPNHEYSLCSAHKTWLAQLSEELTAATTAVTPVVAPAVEGPVELPPSVPSIFATTDDPTLLQTATSVLLTGAITVFLFRSLRRRAQRAKEMKFRSSGMNKSLKEEAVDSLKSMSLFPATDKSPPSPVQAFLGALTAAVIATILFKFTTTIEASLNRQTLSDNYSVRQITITIRTIINGMCYLATFVFGANALGLFLYSGQLAFNSFMEGDVDRGNKSLSSSDPQSGDADTSGKASSNEDQNSDNTE, from the exons ATGTGTCAGCCTCAACTGCAGCTCCTCCGCTTCTCCGCCGCCGTCTTCCACCTCTCACCTCCTCCATTACCGTTTTCACGTCCTCCTCAGTTTCCTTCCAGACCCATCAAACCAAATCATGAATATTCACTATGTTCTGCCCACAAGACATGGCTTGCCCAGCTCTCTGAAGAACTCACCGCCGCTACAACTGCGGTCACACCCGTTGTGGCGCCGGCGGTTGAGGGTCCCGTCGAGTTACCTCCCTCAGTTCCTTCCATTTTTGCAACCACTGATGACCCCACCCTCCTCCAGACAGCCACCAGTGTCCTCCTCACCGGTGCCATCACCGTTTTTCTCTTCCGCTCCCTCCGCCGCCGCGCTCAGCGTGCCAAAGAAATG AAATTTCGGTCATCTGGGATGAACAAATCTTTAAAAGAGGAGGCTGTAGATAGCTTGAAATCAATGTCTTTATTTCCAGCTACAGACAAGTCTCCCCCTTCACCTGTTCAAGCGTTTCTAGGTGCATTAACAGCTGCTGTGATTGCCACAATTCTCTTCAAGTTTACAACAACCATCGAAGCTTCTTTAAATCGCCAAACACTTTCAGATAACTACTcg GTCCGCCAGATAACCATAACAATTAG GACCATAATAAATGGAATGTGTTACCTTGCTACTTTTGTCTTTGGCGCCAATGCTCTTGGATTATTCCTTTATTCGGGACAACTTGCTTTCAACTCCTTTATGGAAGGTGATGTTGACAGAGGAAATAAATCCTTAAGCTCATCGGATCCACAGTCGGGTGATGCAGACACTTCTGGAAAAGCCAGTTCCAACGAGGATCAAAATTCTGATAACACGGAGTAG